The following coding sequences are from one Sander lucioperca isolate FBNREF2018 chromosome 2, SLUC_FBN_1.2, whole genome shotgun sequence window:
- the nkx6.3 gene encoding homeobox protein Nkx-6.3, translating to MDPNIQGSFLFNNSLNQFPSELKAPVCQYSVANSFYKLNPGLNSQLQAGTPHGISDILSRSMMGMGSAGTTTLLSGYSTMGGFSPSVTGTSMYYNSRDYNSSLGGFSKPGAECPMKGRSVSCWAESGCDWRAGRQQCSNSSGPLTDMSGRKKHTRPTFSGHQIFALEKTFEQTKYLAGPERARLAYSLGMTESQVKVWFQNRRTKWRKKSASEPSSTQANLAGPGGDVSDNEVEDEEYNKPLDPDSDDDKIRLLLRKHRRAFSVLRLGPHNV from the exons ATGGATCCAAACATCCAGGGGTCTTTCCTGTTCAACAACAGCCTGAACCAATTCCCCTCGGAGCTCAAGGCCCCGGTGTGCCAGTACTCGGTGGCCAACTCTTTCTACAAGCTCAACCCGGGCCTGAACAGCCAGCTGCAGGCGGGGACGCCACACGGCATCAGCGACATCCTGAGCCGCTCCATGATGGGCATGGGCTCGGCGGGCACCACCACGCTGCTGTCCGGATACTCCACCATGGGAGGGTTCAGCCCCTCCGTCACCGGCACGTCCATGTACTATAATAGCCGGGACTACAACTCGTCTCTGGGCGGGTTCTCCAAGCCCGGCGCCGAGTGCCCGATGAAGGGTCGCAGCGTGAGCTGCTGGGCGGAGAGCGGCTGCGACTGGAGAGCCGGGAGGCAGCAGTGCAGCAACA GTAGCGGTCCTCTGACGGACATGTCAGGCCGGAAGAAACACACCAGACCAACGTTTAGCGGACATCAGATATTCGCTCTGGAGAAAACCTTCGAGCAGACAAAGTACCTGGCCGGGCCGGAGCGAGCGAGGCTGGCTTATTCTCTGGGCATGACCGAATCACAAGTCAAG GTGTGGTTTCAGAACCGACGCACCAAGTGGAGGAAGAAGAGCGCCTCCGAGCCGAGCTCCACGCAGGCCAACCTGGCGGGGCCGGGCGGCGACGTCTCGGACAACGAGGTGGAGGACGAGGAGTACAACAAGCCTCTGGACCCCGACTCTGACGACGATAAGATCCGGCTGCTGCTACGCAAACACCGCAGGGCTTTCTCCGTCCTGCGCCTCGGGCCACACAACGTCTGA